Proteins encoded in a region of the Methanobrevibacter millerae genome:
- a CDS encoding nucleotidyltransferase family protein — translation MSLLSEISKRDTDLFYEYLDIEEKTSQATSDVKLVADFTEYNPLHNGHYHCMKTARSKVKDSLFVAIVPGLFERSGRGIPYILPRQKRAEIAVSLGADIVVEGPPMGLMGSGQYSLCLCKMFKALNTDFIPRGYNPVEGFDEIMKRINQGHHIAPKPYKIVDKTTGEILLKDKLKEDNYVITSFANSLSKIGFDYTNKFIFVERIEGVSGTRIREAVMSGKFDDVADMMPQKTIDVLKKDKDSIIFGKRLEDKIVDNANNMDLGSLNMLNEKLASQIESKKTFDTVEDVMDAIPQGFSTHFKERILSILENPITKKDMSDFIDKYPSQIRILKYKNDEVLELFKEKVNTENVSQ, via the coding sequence ATGAGTCTTTTAAGTGAAATTTCAAAAAGGGATACGGATTTGTTTTATGAGTATTTGGACATTGAGGAAAAAACTTCCCAGGCCACATCTGATGTCAAACTGGTGGCCGATTTTACAGAGTACAATCCTTTACATAACGGTCATTATCATTGCATGAAAACGGCAAGGTCCAAGGTTAAGGACTCACTTTTCGTAGCTATTGTGCCTGGACTATTTGAAAGAAGTGGGAGAGGTATCCCATATATATTGCCTCGCCAAAAAAGAGCGGAAATTGCAGTTTCACTTGGGGCAGACATTGTAGTTGAAGGTCCTCCGATGGGACTTATGGGATCAGGCCAATATTCTCTATGTCTGTGTAAGATGTTCAAGGCACTGAACACTGATTTTATTCCCCGCGGATACAATCCAGTAGAAGGATTCGATGAAATCATGAAAAGAATCAACCAGGGCCATCACATAGCACCAAAGCCATATAAAATTGTTGACAAGACAACCGGTGAGATTTTACTTAAGGATAAATTAAAGGAAGACAACTATGTAATAACCTCATTTGCCAATTCTTTGTCAAAAATAGGATTTGACTACACTAATAAATTTATATTTGTTGAAAGAATTGAAGGCGTAAGCGGCACACGGATACGTGAAGCAGTAATGAGCGGAAAATTTGATGATGTGGCTGACATGATGCCCCAAAAGACAATAGATGTCCTAAAAAAGGATAAGGACTCAATCATTTTTGGAAAGCGTCTGGAAGATAAGATAGTGGATAATGCAAATAACATGGATTTGGGCTCTTTAAATATGCTTAATGAAAAACTGGCTTCACAGATAGAATCTAAAAAAACATTTGACACTGTAGAAGATGTTATGGATGCAATTCCCCAAGGATTTTCAACACATTTTAAGGAAAGGATTTTAAGCATATTGGAAAATCCGATAACAAAAAAAGACATGTCTGATTTTATTGACAAATATCCGTCCCAAATAAGAATATTAAAATATAAAAATGATGAGGTTTTGGAGTTATTCAAAGAGAAAGTAAACACTGAGAATGTATCTCAGTGA
- a CDS encoding DUF4062 domain-containing protein has translation MVVKVFISSNQTEFSEERKFLYDELNKDSFFNETIKLYVFEEDKASSLPSDEVFINEIEQSDIYIGLIGQHYGNIYKD, from the coding sequence ATGGTTGTTAAAGTTTTTATCAGTAGTAATCAAACAGAATTTTCTGAAGAAAGAAAATTTCTTTATGATGAATTAAATAAAGATTCATTTTTTAATGAAACAATTAAATTATATGTATTTGAAGAAGATAAAGCAAGCTCATTACCATCTGATGAAGTATTTATTAATGAAATTGAGCAATCAGACATCTATATTGGATTAATTGGCCAACATTACGGAAATATCTATAAAGATTGA
- a CDS encoding ATP-binding protein — MESTIDDVDNEALELFKNVLEDSKIKELFDVRELDKILEYIGAGKIDYNDTFHLNKAGALFFAKDITKFDIEHEIKMVRFNGIEPVDIIDKLFSYKSFFKLIEDFNNFFDRNTRLGGTVKGWKKVSIPEYPIEAVREAFINAIAHRDYTLTDGCITFYIYDDRIEIVSPGKLPFPLTVEKLGIDIVPRHRNKKICRILEKTKYMEHIGTGITRMRHEMHEFNLPEPEFINEHYFKVILRGPNGKLILPKNIKQHIKSNYLNLNNRQITALEKMFSENINFSHKSYSEFFDISSTTSKRDLSELLEKELIYRKKIKNSYCYFI; from the coding sequence ATGGAATCAACAATTGATGATGTTGATAATGAAGCATTAGAATTATTCAAAAATGTTTTAGAAGATTCTAAAATAAAAGAATTGTTTGATGTTCGTGAATTAGATAAAATTTTAGAATATATTGGTGCTGGCAAAATTGATTATAATGATACATTTCATTTAAATAAAGCAGGAGCTTTATTTTTTGCAAAAGACATTACTAAATTTGATATTGAACATGAAATTAAAATGGTAAGGTTCAATGGAATTGAACCAGTCGATATCATTGATAAATTATTTTCATACAAATCATTTTTCAAATTAATTGAAGATTTTAATAATTTTTTTGATAGAAATACACGTTTAGGCGGTACAGTTAAAGGTTGGAAAAAAGTTTCCATACCCGAGTATCCTATTGAAGCTGTTCGTGAAGCATTTATTAATGCAATTGCCCATAGAGATTATACATTAACTGATGGATGTATCACTTTTTATATTTATGATGACCGCATTGAAATTGTTAGTCCTGGAAAATTACCTTTCCCTTTAACTGTTGAAAAATTAGGTATTGATATTGTTCCAAGACATAGAAACAAGAAAATTTGTAGAATACTTGAAAAAACAAAGTATATGGAGCATATTGGTACTGGAATAACTAGAATGAGACATGAAATGCATGAATTCAATTTACCCGAACCCGAATTTATAAATGAACATTATTTTAAAGTCATTCTTAGAGGTCCTAACGGTAAGTTAATACTTCCTAAAAATATAAAACAACATATTAAATCCAATTATTTAAATTTAAATAATCGCCAAATAACTGCATTAGAGAAAATGTTTAGTGAAAATATTAATTTTTCACATAAAAGCTATTCGGAATTTTTTGATATTTCTTCGACCACCAGTAAAAGAGATTTATCAGAATTATTAGAAAAAGAATTAATATATAGAAAGAAAATTAAAAATTCATATTGTTATTTCATATAG
- a CDS encoding dihydroorotase family protein, protein MLDLVIKNSKLIGKNGEYNIGVDEGKIKEITKENLKADNVIDIKSNYLLSGFIDPHVHFRDPGLTAKENFKTGSLAAAHGGFATVIDMPNTLPKTNTYKALKEKMDIASKKSCVNFYLQAGHNDLDEMCRMMELNPISFKVFMDLETDESLEEIFSNLGQLKDNTSYNGLVATHCEKRSIVSEKTEELKDSNDPIDYSYARPYTSEDESVKQTIELASKNNLRLHICHLSSKNALNIARKNNISYEFTPHHLLLDNSAFNTYGTMVKTNPPLRPEDKRVKISDIDENSIIGTDHAPHTLDEKQKGVFTSSPGIPSLETVVSLLLTEVNKGNLDLNLIERIFSTNAAKVFDLKTKGEIAVGKDADFTVLDLNREGKFDITTFQTKAEYSPFDGWEYKGAPVMTIVAGKVVFDNV, encoded by the coding sequence ATGTTAGATTTAGTAATTAAAAACTCCAAATTAATTGGAAAGAACGGCGAGTATAACATCGGCGTCGATGAGGGAAAAATCAAAGAAATCACCAAAGAAAATCTTAAGGCAGATAATGTGATTGATATAAAATCAAATTATCTTCTTTCAGGTTTTATCGATCCGCATGTTCACTTTAGAGATCCGGGACTGACCGCAAAGGAAAACTTTAAGACAGGAAGCCTTGCAGCAGCACATGGAGGATTTGCTACTGTTATTGACATGCCGAACACATTGCCTAAAACAAATACATACAAAGCCCTTAAAGAAAAAATGGATATCGCATCCAAGAAGTCATGCGTCAACTTCTACCTGCAGGCTGGACATAACGATTTGGATGAAATGTGCAGGATGATGGAATTGAATCCAATATCATTTAAGGTATTCATGGATTTGGAAACAGATGAAAGTCTGGAAGAAATTTTCTCTAATTTAGGACAATTAAAAGATAACACATCATATAACGGGCTTGTAGCAACACACTGTGAAAAAAGAAGCATTGTAAGTGAAAAGACCGAAGAGCTTAAAGACTCAAATGACCCAATTGACTATTCTTATGCCAGACCATATACATCTGAAGATGAATCAGTGAAACAAACTATTGAGCTTGCAAGCAAAAACAATTTACGATTGCATATTTGTCACTTATCAAGTAAAAATGCATTAAATATTGCTCGTAAAAACAATATAAGTTATGAGTTTACACCTCACCACCTACTGCTTGACAACAGTGCATTCAATACCTACGGCACAATGGTCAAGACCAACCCTCCGCTAAGGCCTGAGGACAAAAGGGTGAAAATTTCAGACATCGATGAAAATTCAATAATCGGAACCGATCATGCACCACACACATTGGATGAAAAACAAAAAGGAGTGTTTACATCATCCCCGGGAATTCCATCACTTGAAACTGTGGTGAGCCTGCTTTTAACGGAAGTCAATAAAGGAAATCTTGACTTAAACCTTATTGAAAGGATATTTTCAACAAATGCTGCGAAGGTATTTGACCTGAAAACAAAAGGAGAAATTGCTGTTGGAAAGGATGCTGACTTTACTGTTCTTGACTTGAACCGTGAAGGGAAGTTCGACATTACAACATTCCAGACAAAAGCGGAATACTCACCATTTGACGGATGGGAATATAAAGGCGCTCCAGTCATGACAATAGTGGCAGGAAAAGTTGTCTTTGATAATGTTTAA
- a CDS encoding AAA family ATPase, whose product MVKRNLYMERILRLIDLDVIKIITGIRRCGKSYFLDLFINELKNKNIKDENIIHIDLEHPKYNYIEKRNELDEILIPKLEENNQKNI is encoded by the coding sequence ATGGTAAAGAGAAATTTATATATGGAAAGGATATTGAGATTAATTGATTTAGATGTAATTAAAATAATTACTGGAATAAGAAGATGTGGAAAATCTTATTTCTTAGATTTATTTATCAATGAATTAAAAAATAAAAACATTAAAGATGAAAACATAATCCATATAGATTTAGAACATCCGAAATATAATTATATTGAAAAAAGAAATGAACTGGATGAAATTTTAATCCCAAAACTTGAAGAAAACAATCAAAAAAATATTTGA
- a CDS encoding ATP-binding protein, translating into MIIDEIQNISEWEKSINGYYKAYNIDIYITGSNSKLLSKELATLLTGRYTKIKMYPFSFKEFLDYKKELKHEILFKNKLKTDIENLFDEYLEYGGLPLAISADIKDKQAILQDLYSSIFLHDIIERYQIRNIGLLNRITKYLIENTGNLISANSIYKHLKQEKLSITPNTIYNYLEYLEKSYFISKVTREDAIGLKEINNSEKYYLIDSGFYKSNLEEKQQKKGKLLENIVYLELLRLNYKITIGRIKDYEIDFIIRKNNKKAYIQVSYEIKNDETRKREIRPLLKLKDNYPKYIITTDREDYSQDGIINMNVIEFLKESENII; encoded by the coding sequence TTGATAATAGATGAGATTCAAAATATTTCAGAATGGGAAAAAAGCATTAACGGATACTATAAAGCATACAATATAGACATATACATTACAGGATCTAACTCAAAACTATTATCAAAGGAATTAGCCACATTATTAACCGGAAGATATACAAAAATCAAAATGTATCCTTTTTCATTTAAAGAATTTTTGGATTATAAAAAAGAACTGAAGCATGAAATATTATTTAAAAATAAATTAAAAACAGATATTGAAAATTTATTTGATGAATATTTAGAATATGGGGGATTACCTTTAGCCATATCAGCAGACATTAAAGATAAGCAGGCAATTCTTCAAGATTTATATTCCTCAATATTTTTGCATGACATTATAGAAAGATATCAGATTAGAAATATTGGATTGTTAAATAGAATCACAAAATATCTTATAGAAAATACAGGAAATTTAATTTCTGCCAATTCAATTTATAAACATTTAAAACAGGAAAAACTGTCAATCACACCAAATACCATATACAATTATTTAGAATATTTGGAAAAAAGTTATTTCATATCAAAAGTAACACGAGAAGATGCCATTGGACTAAAGGAAATAAATAATTCTGAGAAATATTATCTGATAGATTCAGGGTTTTATAAATCTAATCTTGAAGAAAAACAACAAAAGAAAGGAAAACTTTTGGAAAACATTGTTTATCTGGAACTATTAAGGCTTAACTATAAGATTACAATAGGAAGAATAAAAGATTATGAAATAGATTTCATCATAAGAAAAAATAACAAAAAAGCGTATATTCAAGTTTCTTATGAAATAAAAAATGATGAAACACGAAAAAGAGAAATTAGACCATTGCTTAAACTAAAAGACAATTATCCGAAATATATAATAACAACAGATCGTGAAGATTACTCCCAAGACGGAATAATAAATATGAATGTAATAGAATTTTTAAAAGAATCTGAAAATATTATTTAG
- a CDS encoding 4Fe-4S binding protein, with the protein MIIINDDGCIKCGACEGTCPTSAIELTPTTIIHCDTCGGEPKCADVCPNGALKVEDYEIAEGIEQARLVFNSILCDSCGKCEEVCPQETIVVTEEKLKEVKGFCVMCQKCVDICPVDVIGIPGVVEPKEYDLDLSGKGPVYIADCVGCGTCVEPCPVGAISLDEYGTPITVDDDKCIRCGLCSQTCPWNAIFISEKKPVKREKEIKSFNFAASKCIGCNTCIEACPGDFIKPNSGDLTVQIPEVCAACSLCVNLCPVDALEIDVEWGEGAPVDAEGIGRDVEKCDFIGACANKCPTEAIRVVTKTGMCCPSLEETGGDPSFASCIRCGACASVCSNNALNIGSIEVTIDGEPVLRDRIEFNPSKCDACGDCISACPYDMLHKTDNPKLPIAGFCTLCGQCIEACPADALCYK; encoded by the coding sequence ATGATTATAATTAACGATGATGGCTGTATTAAATGTGGTGCATGTGAAGGTACATGTCCTACATCAGCTATTGAATTAACACCTACTACAATTATTCACTGTGACACTTGTGGCGGCGAACCAAAATGTGCTGATGTTTGTCCAAATGGTGCACTTAAAGTGGAAGACTACGAAATTGCTGAAGGTATTGAACAAGCAAGATTAGTATTCAACTCCATCTTATGTGATTCCTGTGGTAAATGTGAAGAAGTCTGTCCACAAGAAACAATTGTTGTTACTGAAGAAAAATTAAAAGAAGTAAAAGGTTTCTGTGTAATGTGTCAAAAATGTGTTGACATTTGCCCAGTAGATGTAATTGGAATTCCTGGTGTTGTTGAACCTAAAGAATACGATTTAGACTTATCCGGTAAAGGACCTGTTTACATCGCAGATTGTGTTGGATGTGGAACTTGTGTAGAACCATGTCCTGTAGGCGCAATTTCCCTCGATGAATACGGAACTCCTATTACTGTCGATGACGACAAATGTATCAGATGTGGTTTATGTTCACAAACTTGTCCTTGGAATGCAATCTTCATCTCCGAGAAAAAACCTGTTAAACGTGAAAAAGAAATCAAATCTTTCAATTTCGCTGCTTCAAAATGTATCGGTTGTAACACTTGTATCGAAGCTTGTCCTGGTGACTTTATTAAACCAAACAGCGGAGATTTAACTGTTCAAATTCCGGAAGTATGTGCTGCATGTAGCTTATGTGTAAACCTCTGTCCTGTTGACGCATTAGAAATTGATGTTGAATGGGGTGAAGGTGCACCTGTGGATGCTGAAGGAATTGGCCGTGACGTTGAAAAATGTGACTTTATTGGTGCATGTGCTAACAAATGTCCAACAGAAGCTATTCGTGTTGTAACAAAAACAGGTATGTGTTGCCCATCCTTAGAAGAAACTGGCGGAGATCCATCTTTTGCAAGTTGTATTAGATGTGGAGCTTGTGCTTCAGTTTGTTCAAACAACGCATTAAACATTGGATCTATTGAAGTAACCATCGATGGTGAACCTGTCCTCAGAGACAGAATCGAATTCAACCCATCCAAATGTGATGCATGCGGTGACTGTATCAGTGCTTGTCCTTACGACATGCTCCACAAAACAGACAATCCTAAATTACCAATTGCAGGATTCTGTACCTTATGTGGTCAATGTATTGAAGCATGTCCGGCAGATGCACTTTGTTACAAATAG
- a CDS encoding Ni/Fe hydrogenase subunit alpha, with protein sequence MVKLTMEPVTRIEGHAKITVHLDDAGNVEETRLHVMEFRGFEKFLQGRPVEELARIVPRICGICDVQHHLAAAKAVDQIFGFDDYEILPTAYRMREIMNWGSYMHSHALHFYFLAAPDLIIPNGTRKTRNVFQVIKDMPEVALQAINIRRNGLEIVRKIGGRPIHPTSSTPGGISTELDDETQKDLLQRAKTNVELAQATLDLALPVFEENIDLISSLGNFGDTRHCGLVKPDGTWDVYNGNVRFKDKDGSDLFEYRNEEYTDIVAEHVKPYSWLKFPYIKEMGYPEGIYRVAPLSRINVCDKMPDEAPLAQAALKDFRDAFGYAQAPLLFNYARLIELLASAECAANALEEDLSGQKFPDELERTEGKGVGIVEAPRGTLIHHYESDDNGLTTKANIVVATIQNNPAMEMGIHKVAQDYIKPGMEVGDEIFNLMEMVIRAYDPCLSCATHTMDSQMRLAEVNIVDSEGNLIKKF encoded by the coding sequence ATGGTTAAACTTACTATGGAACCTGTTACTCGTATTGAAGGACACGCAAAAATTACTGTCCACCTTGACGATGCTGGAAATGTTGAAGAAACAAGATTACATGTTATGGAATTCAGAGGATTCGAAAAATTCTTACAAGGTCGTCCTGTTGAAGAATTAGCAAGGATCGTACCTCGTATCTGTGGTATTTGTGATGTACAACACCACTTAGCAGCTGCAAAAGCAGTTGACCAAATTTTCGGTTTCGATGATTATGAAATCTTACCTACTGCATACAGAATGAGAGAAATTATGAACTGGGGATCATACATGCACTCCCACGCACTTCACTTCTACTTCTTAGCAGCACCGGATTTAATCATTCCTAACGGAACCAGAAAAACTAGAAATGTTTTCCAAGTTATTAAAGATATGCCTGAAGTAGCACTTCAAGCTATTAACATAAGAAGAAACGGTTTAGAAATCGTTAGAAAAATCGGTGGTCGTCCTATTCACCCAACTTCATCCACTCCTGGTGGTATCTCAACTGAATTAGACGATGAAACTCAAAAAGACTTATTACAAAGAGCAAAAACCAACGTTGAATTAGCACAAGCTACTTTAGACTTAGCTCTCCCTGTATTTGAAGAAAACATCGACTTAATCTCTTCTTTAGGTAACTTCGGTGACACCAGACACTGTGGTCTCGTAAAACCTGATGGAACTTGGGATGTATATAACGGTAACGTAAGATTCAAAGACAAAGATGGAAGTGACCTCTTCGAATACCGTAACGAAGAATACACTGACATTGTTGCAGAACATGTAAAACCTTACTCCTGGTTAAAATTCCCTTACATTAAAGAAATGGGATACCCAGAAGGTATTTACAGAGTTGCTCCATTATCTAGGATCAACGTTTGTGACAAAATGCCAGATGAAGCTCCATTAGCTCAAGCTGCTCTTAAAGACTTCCGTGATGCTTTCGGATATGCTCAAGCACCATTATTATTCAACTATGCTAGACTCATTGAATTATTAGCATCTGCTGAATGTGCTGCTAACGCATTAGAAGAAGATTTATCTGGTCAAAAATTCCCTGATGAATTAGAAAGAACCGAAGGTAAAGGTGTAGGTATTGTAGAAGCTCCTCGTGGTACTTTAATCCACCATTACGAATCTGATGACAATGGATTAACCACTAAAGCTAACATTGTTGTAGCTACTATCCAAAACAACCCTGCTATGGAAATGGGTATTCACAAAGTAGCTCAAGACTACATCAAACCAGGTATGGAAGTTGGCGACGAAATCTTCAACTTAATGGAAATGGTTATCAGAGCATACGACCCATGTTTATCCTGTGCTACTCACACCATGGACAGTCAAATGAGATTAGCTGAAGTAAATATTGTAGACAGTGAAGGAAACCTCATTAAAAAATTCTAG
- a CDS encoding F420-nonreducing hydrogenase, with the protein MADKVKIGTMWLGGCSGCHLSIADFHESLIDIMELADFEFSPVLMDTKYDEVPELDIIIVEGGIRNDENRELAEMLNEKSKMVIAYGTCSCYGGIPGLGNLWTVDELEEEAYINSVSTVNPEGIIPHEDVPHLESRVRPLSEVMDIDLIIPGCPPRSDVVAEAVLTLLNGETIELPATNLCEVCPREKPPAGLAMDFIKRQFELGKPEPDLCLITQGLVCMGPATVSLCGAECPSIAIQCRGCYGPTSKVLDQGAKMISAIASDYGVNEDKTVDPETVADQLDDIVGTFYTYTLPAALVPMKMQKGGE; encoded by the coding sequence ATGGCAGATAAAGTAAAAATAGGAACTATGTGGTTAGGCGGATGTTCCGGTTGCCACTTATCAATTGCAGATTTCCACGAATCTTTAATTGATATCATGGAATTAGCTGATTTCGAATTCTCTCCAGTTCTCATGGATACTAAATATGATGAAGTACCTGAATTGGACATTATTATCGTTGAAGGTGGAATCAGAAACGACGAAAACAGGGAATTAGCTGAAATGTTAAACGAAAAATCTAAGATGGTTATCGCTTACGGAACTTGTTCTTGCTACGGTGGTATTCCAGGTCTTGGAAACTTATGGACCGTTGATGAATTAGAAGAAGAAGCTTACATTAACTCCGTATCAACTGTTAACCCTGAAGGTATCATCCCTCATGAAGATGTACCTCACTTAGAAAGCAGAGTTAGACCATTAAGTGAAGTTATGGATATTGATTTAATTATCCCAGGTTGTCCACCACGTTCCGACGTAGTGGCTGAAGCAGTTTTAACCTTATTAAACGGTGAAACTATAGAATTACCTGCTACTAACTTATGTGAAGTATGTCCTAGAGAAAAACCACCTGCTGGTTTAGCTATGGACTTCATTAAAAGACAATTTGAATTAGGTAAACCTGAACCTGATTTATGTTTAATTACCCAAGGTTTAGTCTGTATGGGTCCTGCAACCGTATCATTATGTGGTGCAGAATGTCCTTCCATTGCTATCCAATGTAGAGGATGTTACGGTCCTACTTCTAAAGTATTAGACCAAGGTGCAAAAATGATCAGTGCAATTGCATCTGACTACGGTGTAAACGAAGATAAAACAGTCGACCCTGAAACTGTTGCTGATCAATTGGACGATATTGTAGGTACTTTCTACACTTACACATTACCTGCAGCATTAGTACCAATGAAAATGCAAAAAGGAGGAGAATAA
- a CDS encoding hydrogenase iron-sulfur subunit, giving the protein MADDVKIVMFCCNWCSYGGADTAGTARMQYPPNIRVIRVMCSGRIDPQFVLKAFKEGADGVFVAGCHMGDCHYDAGNYKLDRRMRLIYKLVEDMGIGKERVHHDWISASEGEKFSKAVNMMVNRIKDLGPAPLKDQLNVEG; this is encoded by the coding sequence ATGGCTGATGATGTAAAAATTGTAATGTTTTGTTGCAACTGGTGTTCCTATGGAGGAGCAGACACAGCTGGTACTGCACGTATGCAATACCCACCGAATATTAGAGTTATTCGTGTAATGTGTTCTGGAAGAATTGACCCACAATTTGTTTTAAAAGCATTTAAAGAAGGTGCTGACGGTGTATTTGTAGCAGGATGCCACATGGGTGACTGCCACTACGACGCTGGTAACTATAAATTAGATCGTAGAATGAGATTAATTTATAAATTGGTTGAAGATATGGGAATTGGAAAAGAAAGAGTACACCACGACTGGATTTCCGCATCCGAAGGTGAAAAATTCTCTAAAGCTGTTAACATGATGGTTAACAGAATTAAAGATTTAGGTCCAGCTCCATTAAAAGACCAATTAAATGTTGAAGGATAA
- a CDS encoding SufD family Fe-S cluster assembly protein, which produces MDVLSVRNVYSDAEKAINKKAAIGADITIENFTDEDVNALDLLDDLDDVDKKTKNTLLKVGVDTEENNRSGSFLQMDQTNVFTNNSMSNSVEVMNMAVALDKYSWLDDYLWKVVKPDADKYTAKTALREQESGVTSGYFVRSLPGTKEVMPVQACMFISDEDIMQTAHNVIIAEENSELHLITGCATGDDVASAMHVGVSEMYLKPGSKITFTMVHNWAEQVEVRPRTGVKLMDNSTYINNYILTSPVSTIQSYPTAYCDGKNSRAIFQSIQGGKKDSIIDVGSRVLLNAPNARGEVISRAVSQDESKIYSRGHLSGTVPGVKGHLECHGLVLSDDSMIYAVPELEASSANLEMSHEAAVGKISEEEINYLTSRGITEEDAESMIVRGFLNMDITGLPDELAAQTQMMIDMSVDGM; this is translated from the coding sequence ATGGATGTGTTGAGTGTGCGCAATGTTTATAGTGATGCTGAAAAAGCAATTAATAAAAAAGCTGCAATCGGAGCAGATATTACAATAGAAAACTTCACTGATGAAGATGTAAATGCTTTGGATTTACTTGATGATTTGGATGATGTTGACAAAAAAACCAAAAACACCTTATTGAAAGTTGGTGTTGACACTGAAGAAAACAATCGTTCAGGATCATTTTTGCAAATGGACCAGACTAACGTATTCACCAACAACTCAATGTCCAATTCTGTTGAAGTTATGAATATGGCAGTTGCACTTGATAAATATAGCTGGTTAGATGATTATCTTTGGAAAGTTGTAAAACCTGATGCTGATAAATATACTGCTAAAACTGCTTTAAGGGAACAGGAAAGTGGTGTTACCAGCGGATACTTTGTACGTTCACTTCCAGGAACCAAAGAGGTAATGCCTGTTCAGGCATGTATGTTCATCAGTGATGAGGATATTATGCAGACAGCACATAATGTAATCATTGCTGAGGAAAACTCAGAGCTTCACCTTATTACCGGATGTGCAACCGGTGATGATGTGGCTTCAGCAATGCATGTCGGAGTATCTGAAATGTATTTGAAACCAGGTTCAAAAATTACTTTTACTATGGTTCACAATTGGGCTGAACAGGTTGAAGTACGTCCTAGAACTGGTGTTAAACTAATGGATAACTCAACTTACATTAACAATTATATTTTAACCAGTCCTGTTTCAACTATCCAATCTTATCCTACTGCTTATTGTGACGGTAAAAATTCAAGAGCAATTTTCCAATCCATTCAGGGAGGTAAGAAAGATTCTATTATTGATGTTGGATCTCGTGTATTATTGAATGCTCCTAATGCTAGAGGAGAAGTTATTTCAAGAGCGGTATCTCAGGATGAATCCAAAATCTATTCCAGAGGGCATTTGTCAGGTACTGTTCCTGGTGTTAAAGGACACCTTGAATGTCATGGTTTAGTTTTATCTGATGACAGTATGATATATGCTGTTCCTGAACTTGAAGCAAGTTCTGCAAATCTTGAAATGTCTCACGAAGCTGCTGTCGGTAAAATTTCAGAAGAAGAAATCAATTATTTGACTTCAAGAGGTATTACTGAAGAAGATGCAGAGTCCATGATTGTAAGGGGATTCTTAAACATGGATATTACTGGCCTTCCTGATGAATTGGCGGCTCAAACTCAAATGATGATTGATATGAGTGTAGATGGAATGTAA